A window from Azoarcus sp. DD4 encodes these proteins:
- a CDS encoding response regulator transcription factor yields the protein MTTLADLRILLADDHAVVRMGFRLLIEGAGAFVVGEADSGEAALAAYTEHLPDALVMDVSMPGIGGLGALERLRARHPHARVLMLSAHDDTQIPARALQAGATGYLSKRAHPDELLRAIGEVAHGRRYLDPEIAPRLALARLGGSEHPADALTGKEFNVFLQLARGRSVAEVAETLNLSTSTVGTHLYHIKQKLNAGNAAELALIAVRAGLVEA from the coding sequence ATGACCACCCTGGCCGACCTCCGCATCCTGCTCGCCGACGACCACGCCGTCGTCCGCATGGGTTTCCGCCTGCTGATCGAGGGCGCGGGCGCCTTCGTGGTCGGCGAGGCCGACAGCGGCGAAGCCGCCCTCGCCGCCTACACCGAACACCTGCCCGACGCGCTGGTGATGGACGTATCCATGCCGGGCATCGGCGGGCTGGGCGCGCTCGAACGGCTGCGCGCACGCCACCCGCATGCGCGGGTGCTGATGCTCTCCGCCCACGACGACACCCAGATCCCGGCGCGCGCACTGCAGGCCGGCGCCACCGGCTATCTCTCCAAGCGCGCCCACCCGGACGAGCTGCTGCGCGCGATCGGCGAAGTCGCCCACGGCCGCCGCTACCTCGACCCGGAGATCGCCCCGCGCCTGGCGCTGGCGCGGCTGGGCGGCAGCGAGCACCCGGCGGACGCACTGACCGGCAAGGAATTCAACGTCTTCCTCCAACTCGCGCGCGGCCGCTCGGTGGCCGAGGTGGCGGAAACGCTGAACCTGAGCACCAGCACGGTGGGCACCCACCTGTATCACATCAAGCAGAAGCTTAACGCGGGCAACGCGGCGGAACTGGCGCTGATCGCGGTACGGGCGGGGTTGGTGGAGGCTTGA